A window from Chlamydia gallinacea 08-1274/3 encodes these proteins:
- a CDS encoding alpha-ketoacid dehydrogenase subunit beta produces the protein MPKYVTLEIREALREAIDEEMARDPNVCILGEEVAEYNGAYKVTKGLLDKWSAARVLDTPISEAAFAGIGIGAALTGLRPIIEFMSWNFSLVAADQIISHAAKMHYMTGNRFSVPIVFRGPNGAAAQVSCQHSHCVEALYANIPGLIIISPSNPYDAKGLLKSAIRNNNPVLFLENELEYNLKGEVPVEEYLVPIGKSRIIEEGTDLTIITYGRMVTVTKQAVQLAKQRYGLSIEILDLRTIKPLDTSGILASVKKTGNCIVVEEGHYFAGISAEIITEITEHVFDYLDHPPLRVCQKETPMPYSKVLEQATLPNINRIIDTIKKIMR, from the coding sequence ATGCCTAAGTATGTTACATTAGAAATTCGTGAAGCACTTAGGGAAGCTATTGACGAAGAAATGGCGAGAGATCCTAATGTATGTATACTAGGGGAAGAAGTTGCAGAATATAACGGTGCTTATAAAGTAACAAAAGGCCTTTTAGATAAATGGTCTGCTGCTAGAGTTTTAGATACCCCGATTAGTGAAGCAGCATTTGCTGGTATTGGTATTGGAGCAGCATTAACCGGCCTACGTCCAATTATTGAATTTATGAGTTGGAATTTTTCGCTAGTCGCTGCAGACCAAATCATTTCCCATGCAGCAAAAATGCACTATATGACTGGAAATCGATTTTCGGTTCCTATTGTATTTCGGGGACCTAATGGCGCGGCAGCACAAGTCTCTTGCCAACACTCGCATTGTGTTGAAGCTTTATATGCAAATATCCCCGGATTAATCATTATTTCTCCATCCAATCCTTATGACGCCAAAGGATTATTAAAATCTGCAATTCGAAATAATAATCCTGTTCTTTTTTTAGAGAATGAATTGGAATATAACTTAAAAGGAGAAGTCCCAGTAGAAGAATATTTAGTGCCTATTGGAAAATCTCGCATCATTGAAGAAGGTACCGACTTAACCATAATTACTTACGGCCGCATGGTAACTGTTACTAAACAAGCCGTACAATTAGCTAAACAACGCTACGGGCTATCCATAGAGATTCTTGATCTACGTACAATCAAGCCTTTAGACACTTCTGGAATCCTTGCCTCAGTGAAAAAAACAGGAAATTGTATAGTCGTAGAAGAAGGCCATTATTTCGCAGGAATTTCTGCAGAAATAATTACAGAGATCACAGAACACGTTTTCGATTATTTGGACCACCCTCCATTAAGGGTATGCCAAAAAGAAACTCCCATGCCTTATAGTAAAGTTTTAGAGCAGGCAACTCTTCCGAATATTAACCGCATTATAGATACCATCAAAAAGATCATGAGGTAA
- a CDS encoding OmpH family outer membrane protein encodes MKKSLSICSILIASSATLQASESINSLESRLGVVNLKRCLEESRLGKKETEELENMKQQFSKNSEKMEEELTAIYNRLQDEDYMESLSSTASEELRKKFESLSMEYNALQSQYYQMINQSHMKRVQKLIQEVKKASDIVREQENLTAILNDEVVLSIDRSSDKTNEVIKILDDFFKNN; translated from the coding sequence ATGAAAAAAAGTTTATCCATTTGTTCAATTTTAATCGCCTCATCAGCCACGTTACAGGCTTCTGAAAGTATCAACTCATTAGAAAGCAGATTGGGTGTTGTGAACTTAAAACGCTGCCTAGAAGAATCCAGGCTAGGAAAAAAGGAAACTGAAGAACTTGAAAATATGAAACAGCAATTTTCAAAAAATTCAGAAAAAATGGAAGAAGAACTCACAGCAATTTACAATCGACTACAAGATGAAGACTATATGGAGAGTCTCTCAAGCACAGCCTCCGAAGAATTACGAAAAAAGTTTGAATCACTTTCCATGGAATATAATGCTCTACAGTCACAATACTATCAAATGATCAACCAAAGTCACATGAAACGAGTGCAAAAGCTCATACAAGAAGTGAAAAAAGCCTCTGATATTGTTCGTGAACAAGAAAATTTAACAGCTATACTCAATGATGAAGTAGTTTTATCTATTGATAGATCTTCCGATAAAACAAATGAAGTTATTAAAATTCTTGATGATTTTTTTAAAAATAATTAA
- a CDS encoding glycogen/starch/alpha-glucan phosphorylase, with amino-acid sequence MSFNKNLVNLETMRQAILNRLYFGVVQSPESASARDIFFAVTQTVMEWLARGWLKTQNAYYEKDVKRVYYISMEFLLGRLLKSQLLNLGILDLVREAVASLNYDFDSLVEMEADAGLGNGGLGRLAACYLDSMATLGIPAYGYGIRYDYGIFDQKIINGYQVESPDEWLRYGNPWEICRGEYLYPVHFYGRVLHYTDARGKEIAELVDTQEVLAMAYDVPVPGYGTDTVNTLRLWQAQSPHGFQFNYFNHGDYIRAIEDIALVENISRVLYPNDSIFEGQELRLKQEYFLVSATIQDILRRYTKIHISLDRLADKVAVQLNDTHPALGIAEMMHILIDREEMPWDKAWDMTTKIFNYTNHTILPEALERWSIDLFARLLPRHLEIIYEINSRWLDKVSQRFPGDNDKRRVLSIIEEGCNKHINMANLAVVGSAKVNGVSDFHSHLIKTTVFKDFVEFFPDKFVNVTNGITPRRWLALCNPRLNSLLDQTIGTKHLIDLSEIHKILPFADDAGFCEQWKKIKRQNKEDFASQLKKHLEVKIDPLSMFDFHVKRIHEYKRQLMNILRVIYLYIDIKENSSRLDAPTTVIFSGKAAPGYAFAKLIIKLINSVAECINQDPKVNEQLKVLFLPNYRVTIAEMIMPAADISEQISTAGMEASGTGNMKFALNGALTIGTMDGANIEMLKYIGKENMFIFGLLEEEIAKMRREYYPQSICDRNPKIARVLQLLDQGFFNTSDASLFKPIVHRLLHEGDPFFVLADLESYILSHERIASLYTQQDAWVKKSIYNVGGMGFFSSDRAIAQYAKEIWNIPRSN; translated from the coding sequence ATCGTCTATATTTTGGTGTTGTTCAGTCTCCAGAATCTGCCTCTGCACGGGACATATTCTTTGCTGTTACTCAGACGGTAATGGAGTGGTTAGCTCGAGGATGGTTAAAAACGCAGAATGCTTATTATGAGAAGGACGTGAAGCGGGTTTACTATATTTCGATGGAATTTCTTCTTGGAAGGCTCTTAAAAAGTCAACTTTTGAATTTGGGCATACTTGATCTTGTTAGAGAAGCAGTAGCCAGTTTGAATTATGATTTTGATAGTTTAGTAGAAATGGAAGCTGATGCTGGTTTAGGTAATGGGGGATTAGGGCGTCTTGCTGCCTGCTATCTTGATTCCATGGCAACATTAGGTATACCAGCTTATGGCTATGGTATTCGTTATGATTATGGAATTTTTGACCAGAAAATTATCAATGGTTATCAGGTAGAATCTCCAGATGAATGGTTGCGTTATGGAAATCCTTGGGAAATCTGTCGTGGAGAATACCTTTATCCTGTGCATTTTTATGGTAGAGTGCTTCATTACACTGATGCTAGAGGTAAAGAAATTGCTGAGCTAGTAGATACACAAGAAGTCCTTGCCATGGCCTATGATGTGCCCGTACCGGGCTATGGAACTGATACAGTAAATACTTTACGTTTGTGGCAAGCCCAGTCACCCCATGGATTTCAATTTAATTATTTTAATCATGGTGATTATATTCGAGCCATAGAAGATATTGCTCTGGTAGAAAATATTTCTCGAGTTCTATATCCCAATGACTCTATTTTTGAGGGGCAAGAATTACGTTTGAAACAGGAGTATTTCCTAGTTTCAGCAACTATCCAAGATATTCTCCGTAGGTATACCAAAATTCATATTTCTTTAGATCGTTTAGCTGATAAGGTAGCAGTACAGCTAAATGATACTCATCCTGCATTAGGAATAGCAGAAATGATGCATATCCTTATTGATAGAGAGGAGATGCCTTGGGACAAGGCTTGGGATATGACAACTAAGATATTTAATTATACAAATCACACTATATTACCAGAAGCTTTAGAGCGTTGGTCTATAGATTTGTTTGCTAGACTATTGCCTAGGCATTTAGAAATTATTTATGAAATTAATTCTCGTTGGCTGGACAAGGTTTCTCAACGGTTTCCAGGAGATAATGATAAGAGGCGTGTATTATCGATTATCGAAGAGGGATGTAATAAACATATCAATATGGCAAATCTTGCTGTTGTAGGCTCCGCAAAAGTTAATGGCGTATCCGACTTCCATTCTCATTTGATTAAAACTACCGTATTTAAGGATTTCGTAGAATTTTTCCCTGATAAATTCGTGAATGTTACTAATGGAATCACTCCTAGACGCTGGTTAGCATTGTGTAATCCTAGATTAAATTCCTTATTAGATCAGACTATAGGCACTAAGCATCTCATAGATCTTTCAGAAATCCATAAAATTCTTCCTTTTGCTGATGATGCAGGATTTTGTGAACAATGGAAGAAGATTAAGCGACAAAATAAAGAAGATTTTGCTTCACAATTGAAAAAACATTTGGAAGTAAAAATCGATCCCTTATCGATGTTCGATTTTCATGTAAAACGCATTCATGAATATAAGCGACAGTTGATGAACATTCTGCGTGTTATCTATCTTTATATTGATATTAAAGAAAACTCTTCTCGACTTGATGCACCTACAACTGTGATTTTTTCAGGTAAAGCAGCTCCTGGATATGCTTTTGCTAAGTTAATTATTAAATTAATTAATAGCGTTGCTGAATGCATTAATCAAGATCCTAAAGTTAATGAGCAATTGAAAGTTCTATTTTTACCTAACTATCGTGTGACTATAGCTGAGATGATCATGCCTGCAGCAGATATTTCTGAGCAGATTTCTACAGCAGGCATGGAAGCATCTGGAACAGGAAATATGAAATTTGCTCTAAATGGAGCTTTGACAATAGGAACCATGGACGGAGCCAATATAGAAATGCTGAAGTATATTGGTAAGGAGAATATGTTCATTTTCGGTTTGCTCGAAGAAGAAATAGCAAAAATGCGCAGAGAATACTATCCTCAAAGTATTTGTGATCGGAATCCTAAAATAGCCCGTGTATTGCAACTCTTAGATCAAGGATTTTTTAATACTTCGGATGCTTCTCTCTTTAAACCCATTGTGCATAGATTGTTGCATGAAGGAGATCCATTTTTCGTACTTGCTGATTTAGAGTCCTATATTCTATCGCATGAGAGAATTGCTTCACTATATACTCAGCAAGATGCTTGGGTAAAAAAATCAATTTATAATGTAGGAGGAATGGGATTCTTTTCTAGTGATAGAGCGATTGCTCAGTATGCTAAGGAGATTTGGAATATACCACGATCGAACTAA
- the bamA gene encoding outer membrane protein assembly factor BamA: MMRNKVILQLTVLALIQAPLLLIATTETVKEGYTLVESITITTKGENSLNKHPQPRLKTKQGSLFSQTDFDEDLRNLSKDYDKVEPKVDFSNGKTTISLVLVAKPCIRNIHIIGNVAVPQHKITKTLQLYENDLFSREKFLKNLDELRLYYLKRGYFDSQIAYELDHNENYGYVDITINIHEGPCGRIKKLEFRGINRSEKSDIKEIIHTKQYSRTTSWFTGSGLYHPDIVEQDTFAITNYLHNLGYADATVTPQREVDSSGNIVLCMNVNKGPLYTLGHVHIEGLDLLPQRLIEKQLSAGPNDIYCPNNIWDGAQKIKDVYAKYGYINTNIDVVFSPHTQRPVYDVTYQISEGSPYKVGLIKITGNTHTKHDVILHESSLFPGDSFNRLKLEDTEQRLRNTGYFQSVSVYTVRSQLDPLNSSEQYRDIFIEVKETTTGNLGLFLGFSSLDNLFGGIELSESNFHLLGLHNLFSKGLKCLRGGGEYLFLKANFGDKVTDYTLKWTKPHFLNTPWILGVELDKSINKALSKDYSVETYGGNVSTTYILNQKLKYGLYYRGSQTSLHKKKNQVGPDLDANKGFVSAAGINLNYDSVNNPRNPTTGIRGGISFEVSGLGGSYHFTKLSINSSIYRKLTRKGVLKIKGEAQFLKPFSDTSMDGIPISERFFLGGETTVRGYKPFLIGPKFSPTEPKGGLSSLLLTEEFQYPLITQPSVSAFIFLDSGFVGLQEYTIQLKNLCSSAGFGLRFDVMNNVPVMLGFGWPFRPTEMFNNEKIDVSQRFFFALGGVF, encoded by the coding sequence ATGATGCGAAATAAAGTTATTCTGCAGCTTACTGTCTTAGCACTAATCCAAGCTCCACTACTTCTAATTGCTACTACAGAAACTGTCAAAGAAGGGTATACATTAGTTGAATCCATCACAATTACAACTAAAGGTGAAAATTCTTTAAACAAGCACCCCCAGCCAAGATTAAAAACCAAACAAGGCTCTTTGTTTTCTCAAACAGATTTTGATGAGGACTTGCGTAATTTATCAAAAGACTATGATAAAGTAGAACCCAAAGTAGATTTCTCTAATGGCAAGACCACAATCTCTCTAGTTCTTGTTGCTAAACCTTGTATTCGCAATATCCATATTATTGGGAATGTCGCTGTTCCTCAACATAAAATTACTAAAACATTGCAATTGTATGAAAATGATCTATTTTCTAGAGAAAAATTCTTAAAAAATCTTGATGAACTGCGCCTTTATTATCTTAAACGCGGATACTTCGACTCTCAAATTGCTTACGAATTAGATCATAATGAAAATTACGGCTATGTTGATATAACCATAAACATTCATGAAGGCCCTTGTGGTAGAATTAAAAAATTAGAATTCCGAGGAATCAATCGCTCAGAAAAATCTGATATTAAGGAAATCATTCATACAAAACAATATTCTAGAACTACTAGCTGGTTTACAGGAAGTGGTTTGTACCATCCTGACATTGTTGAGCAAGATACCTTTGCTATTACGAATTATCTACATAATTTAGGGTATGCTGATGCAACGGTTACTCCTCAAAGAGAAGTTGACTCTTCAGGAAATATAGTCCTTTGCATGAATGTAAATAAAGGTCCTCTTTATACCCTGGGGCACGTCCATATTGAAGGCTTGGATCTCTTACCCCAACGACTTATAGAAAAGCAATTATCCGCAGGACCTAATGATATCTATTGTCCTAATAATATTTGGGATGGAGCTCAAAAAATTAAAGATGTTTATGCTAAATACGGCTACATAAACACAAATATCGACGTAGTATTTTCGCCTCACACTCAACGACCTGTGTATGACGTCACTTATCAAATTAGTGAAGGCTCTCCTTATAAAGTTGGTTTAATCAAAATTACTGGAAATACACATACAAAACATGATGTTATCTTGCATGAAAGTAGCCTATTTCCTGGAGACTCTTTTAATAGATTAAAGCTTGAAGATACAGAGCAACGTTTAAGAAACACAGGATATTTCCAGAGCGTGAGTGTCTATACTGTGCGCTCACAATTAGATCCACTAAACAGTTCGGAGCAATATCGAGATATATTTATAGAAGTTAAAGAAACAACAACAGGAAATCTTGGGTTATTTCTTGGATTTAGTTCTCTAGATAATTTATTTGGAGGCATTGAACTCTCAGAAAGTAACTTTCATCTATTAGGACTTCATAATTTATTCTCTAAAGGATTAAAATGCTTACGTGGTGGTGGTGAGTATTTATTCTTAAAAGCCAACTTCGGAGATAAGGTTACGGATTATACGCTCAAATGGACCAAGCCACATTTCTTAAACACTCCTTGGATTTTAGGAGTAGAACTCGACAAATCGATTAATAAGGCTCTTTCAAAAGACTATTCTGTTGAAACTTATGGCGGCAATGTCAGCACTACATATATTCTAAATCAAAAATTAAAGTATGGCTTATACTACCGTGGTAGTCAAACAAGTCTACATAAGAAAAAAAATCAAGTAGGCCCTGATCTTGATGCTAATAAAGGTTTTGTTTCTGCTGCTGGAATAAACCTAAATTATGATTCAGTAAATAATCCACGCAATCCTACAACAGGTATTCGTGGGGGTATAAGTTTTGAAGTTTCTGGTCTTGGAGGGTCCTATCACTTTACTAAGTTATCTATTAATAGTTCTATCTATAGAAAGCTAACAAGAAAAGGCGTTTTAAAAATTAAAGGAGAAGCTCAGTTTCTCAAGCCTTTTAGTGATACTTCTATGGACGGCATTCCTATAAGCGAACGCTTTTTCCTGGGTGGAGAAACTACTGTTCGTGGATATAAACCCTTCCTGATAGGCCCTAAATTTTCTCCTACAGAACCTAAAGGAGGCTTATCTTCTTTACTACTTACTGAAGAATTTCAATACCCCCTAATCACGCAACCTAGCGTAAGTGCCTTTATATTCCTAGATTCTGGATTCGTTGGACTTCAAGAATACACTATTCAGCTAAAAAATCTCTGTAGTAGTGCTGGATTTGGTTTGCGTTTTGATGTTATGAACAATGTTCCCGTCATGTTAGGATTTGGCTGGCCATTCCGTCCTACAGAAATGTTCAATAATGAAAAGATCGACGTATCCCAACGCTTCTTTTTTGCTCTTGGAGGTGTTTTCTAA
- the lpxD gene encoding UDP-3-O-(3-hydroxymyristoyl)glucosamine N-acyltransferase, translated as MSKELVYKLQQLADLLQVEVQGNTETLISGVEDINEAQPHHVTFLDNEKYVRFIKTTRAGAIILSKAQAQKYSHLNKNFLIASELPSVTFQKCVELFISSIDSGFTGIHSTAIIHPSARIGKNVCIEPYAVICQQVCIEDNSSIGAGSIIGAGSILGEGCVIHPKVTIQERSVLGKRVIVHPGAVIGSCGFGYITDAFGRHKHLKHLGQIIIENDVEIGANTTIDRGRFKSTIIGEGTKIDNQVQIAHHVNIGKHCVIVAQVGIAGSTKIGNHVIAGGQTGITGHISITDHVIMMAQTGVTKSINSPGIYGGAPARPYQEIHRQIAKIRNLPKLEERLGSLEKKMQQLAPASIEEQTLAESSNN; from the coding sequence ATGTCTAAAGAGCTTGTTTATAAGCTTCAACAGTTAGCAGATTTATTGCAAGTTGAAGTCCAAGGAAATACAGAAACTCTTATTTCCGGTGTAGAAGATATTAATGAGGCTCAACCTCATCATGTTACCTTTTTGGACAATGAAAAATATGTTCGTTTTATAAAGACTACACGAGCTGGTGCTATAATTCTATCAAAAGCTCAGGCTCAAAAGTATAGTCATCTAAATAAAAATTTCTTAATAGCTTCAGAACTTCCTTCTGTCACTTTTCAAAAATGTGTTGAGTTATTTATTTCATCTATTGACTCAGGATTTACAGGAATCCACTCTACAGCAATTATTCACCCCTCAGCACGCATCGGAAAGAATGTATGTATTGAACCCTATGCAGTGATTTGCCAACAAGTATGTATAGAAGACAATTCCTCTATTGGTGCAGGAAGCATTATTGGTGCAGGATCCATTTTAGGAGAGGGATGTGTTATTCATCCCAAAGTAACTATTCAGGAACGCTCTGTCTTAGGGAAACGCGTAATTGTTCATCCAGGGGCAGTAATAGGTTCGTGTGGTTTTGGGTATATTACCGATGCTTTTGGCCGTCATAAACATTTAAAACACCTAGGTCAGATAATTATTGAAAATGATGTAGAAATTGGAGCCAACACAACGATTGATCGTGGACGCTTTAAAAGTACTATTATCGGTGAAGGAACAAAAATTGATAACCAAGTGCAAATCGCTCATCATGTGAACATTGGAAAACACTGTGTTATCGTTGCTCAAGTAGGAATTGCAGGTTCTACAAAAATAGGTAACCATGTGATTGCAGGCGGTCAAACCGGAATCACAGGACATATTTCAATCACGGATCATGTCATTATGATGGCACAAACAGGGGTAACTAAATCTATTAATTCTCCTGGAATTTACGGTGGGGCTCCCGCACGTCCTTATCAAGAAATCCATCGTCAAATTGCTAAAATACGTAACTTGCCTAAATTAGAAGAGCGCTTAGGTAGTCTAGAAAAAAAGATGCAACAATTGGCCCCAGCTAGTATAGAAGAACAAACTTTAGCAGAAAGCTCTAATAATTAA
- a CDS encoding pyruvate dehydrogenase complex dihydrolipoamide acetyltransferase, translating into MISLLKMPKLSPTMEVGTIVKWHKQSGDKIEFGDVLVEISTDKAVLEHTASEEGWFREILTQPGEKMTIGTPIAIISSEKDEYYNLEELLPKIPSSTSSITEDAGTPSPILSTDTQASAPKMTVVGFKPEPPLSAPLALKQDSSKSPISPLAKRIAKEKNLDVSGIQGSGPGGRIVKKDLENAPLKGIAGFGYPEAPDVCPGSYHEEHLSPIREVIAERLQAAKTFIPHFYVRQKVYATPLLALLKELQSQGIKLSINDCIVRACALALKEFPNINSGFNSIDNKLVRFETIDISIAVAIPDGIITPIVRCADRKNIGMISAEIKSLAAKARSQSLKEEEYKGGSFCISNLGMTGITEFTAIIHPPQAAILAVGSIAEEAIVIDGEITVGSTCTLTLSVDHRVVDGYPAAQFIKRIQKILESPSVLLLN; encoded by the coding sequence GTGATTTCTTTATTAAAAATGCCTAAACTTTCTCCAACCATGGAAGTAGGAACAATCGTAAAATGGCATAAACAAAGTGGAGATAAAATAGAGTTTGGTGATGTTCTCGTAGAAATATCTACAGATAAAGCAGTCCTAGAGCATACAGCATCTGAAGAAGGGTGGTTCAGAGAAATTTTAACTCAACCTGGAGAAAAAATGACTATTGGTACCCCCATAGCAATAATATCTTCAGAAAAAGATGAGTACTATAACTTAGAAGAACTCCTTCCTAAAATTCCATCTTCTACGTCTTCCATAACTGAAGATGCAGGAACTCCTTCTCCCATTTTATCTACAGATACTCAAGCCTCAGCCCCTAAAATGACTGTCGTTGGATTTAAACCTGAACCTCCCCTTTCTGCACCACTAGCATTAAAACAAGATAGTAGCAAATCCCCCATCTCTCCACTTGCTAAACGTATAGCTAAAGAAAAAAACCTTGATGTTTCTGGAATTCAAGGAAGCGGCCCTGGAGGGCGTATAGTAAAAAAAGATCTAGAAAACGCTCCTCTTAAAGGTATTGCAGGGTTTGGTTATCCTGAAGCTCCTGATGTGTGTCCAGGGAGCTATCACGAGGAACACCTTTCTCCTATTCGTGAGGTAATTGCAGAAAGACTCCAAGCTGCAAAAACCTTTATCCCTCATTTTTATGTTCGCCAGAAAGTCTATGCTACTCCCCTACTAGCTCTACTAAAAGAATTACAATCTCAAGGAATTAAACTTTCTATTAATGATTGTATTGTTCGTGCTTGTGCTCTGGCTCTAAAGGAATTTCCTAATATTAACTCAGGATTCAACAGTATTGATAATAAGCTTGTGCGATTTGAAACCATTGATATTTCTATAGCCGTTGCTATTCCTGACGGTATTATCACGCCCATTGTCCGTTGTGCAGATCGTAAAAATATCGGTATGATTTCTGCAGAAATTAAAAGTTTAGCTGCTAAAGCAAGATCTCAATCTTTAAAAGAGGAAGAATATAAGGGAGGATCTTTCTGTATTTCTAACTTAGGAATGACAGGAATTACCGAATTTACAGCAATTATTCATCCTCCCCAAGCTGCCATTCTTGCAGTTGGTAGTATTGCCGAAGAAGCTATTGTGATTGATGGAGAAATTACTGTAGGCTCTACATGCACGTTAACGCTATCTGTGGATCATCGTGTAGTTGATGGATACCCTGCTGCGCAATTTATAAAACGCATACAAAAGATTCTTGAATCCCCTTCTGTGCTTTTATTAAATTAG
- the recR gene encoding recombination mediator RecR, protein MVKYPSYISKLISLLRKLPGVGFKTAEKLAFELLEWNEEQLQGIGQAFMEIASSRCHCPTCFCLKNLPESPCDFCQESRDPTILCILATPKDVFSFERSRVFRGHYFILGTLLSPITGKHIQDERLQLLKQRIQTLKPKEIIIALDATLEGDATALFLKQELISVDISISRLALGLPIGLSFDYIDPNTLARAFSGRSPY, encoded by the coding sequence ATGGTAAAATATCCAAGTTATATATCTAAATTAATATCTCTGCTTAGAAAGCTTCCTGGAGTAGGTTTTAAAACAGCAGAAAAATTAGCATTTGAATTGCTTGAATGGAATGAAGAACAGTTGCAAGGTATTGGACAAGCCTTTATGGAAATTGCCTCTTCCCGCTGTCACTGCCCCACATGCTTTTGTCTAAAAAATTTGCCAGAAAGCCCCTGTGATTTTTGCCAAGAATCGCGTGATCCAACTATATTATGTATCTTAGCCACTCCCAAAGACGTGTTTTCCTTTGAACGTTCTCGAGTCTTCCGTGGCCATTACTTCATCTTAGGAACACTATTATCACCCATCACAGGAAAACATATCCAAGATGAAAGGCTACAGTTATTAAAACAACGTATACAAACACTAAAACCAAAAGAGATCATTATCGCTCTAGATGCAACCTTGGAAGGAGATGCTACAGCACTTTTTCTAAAACAAGAGCTCATATCAGTAGATATTTCTATTTCTAGATTAGCTTTAGGTTTACCCATCGGTTTGTCTTTTGACTATATAGATCCAAACACGTTAGCCAGGGCATTTTCAGGAAGAAGCCCTTATTAA
- a CDS encoding thiamine pyrophosphate-dependent enzyme — protein sequence MPDSYNHYNIVSQTTDISIVKTAVETYGVPQCLAMLKQMLLIREFEARGEEAYLEGLVGGFYHSYAGQEAVATATIANTGIHQWFFSSYRCHGLAILLNIPLQSLAAELLGKVTGCALGRGGSMHMCGPNFPGGFGIVGGQIPLAAGAAFSIKYRGEDKISLGFIGDGAVAQGVFHETLNFVALHQLPLMLIIENNGWGMGTCLKRAIAKQPIGESQGSSYGIRSFTLQGFDLFNCLLGFKEAYNYMQQTRLPTIVECLCARFRGHSISDPNLYRSKEEMQHIFKKDPILFAKNWFIQLGILSEEDFLTMRQECKEEVLQAFAKAKTDPDPDIATLEEGVYA from the coding sequence ATGCCCGATTCTTATAATCACTATAATATTGTCTCACAAACCACTGACATATCTATTGTAAAAACAGCTGTTGAAACCTATGGCGTTCCTCAATGCTTAGCTATGCTTAAGCAAATGCTACTAATTCGCGAATTTGAGGCACGAGGAGAAGAAGCTTATTTAGAAGGGCTTGTCGGAGGATTTTATCACTCTTATGCAGGCCAAGAGGCCGTTGCCACAGCAACTATAGCAAATACAGGCATCCATCAATGGTTCTTCTCATCCTATCGTTGCCATGGTTTAGCAATATTACTCAATATTCCACTACAATCTCTTGCAGCAGAACTCTTAGGAAAAGTTACTGGCTGTGCTCTAGGCAGAGGAGGGTCTATGCATATGTGTGGGCCAAATTTCCCTGGAGGATTTGGTATTGTTGGAGGACAAATTCCTCTTGCAGCAGGAGCTGCATTCTCTATCAAATACCGAGGAGAAGACAAGATTTCCCTAGGGTTTATTGGAGATGGTGCCGTTGCACAAGGAGTATTTCACGAAACATTAAATTTCGTTGCCTTGCATCAACTTCCTCTCATGCTAATTATAGAAAATAATGGCTGGGGTATGGGCACATGTTTAAAGCGAGCTATTGCTAAACAGCCTATAGGAGAATCTCAGGGATCTTCTTATGGAATCAGATCATTTACTTTACAGGGATTTGATCTTTTCAATTGCCTTTTGGGATTTAAAGAGGCGTATAATTATATGCAACAAACCCGTCTTCCTACTATTGTAGAATGCTTATGCGCACGATTTCGTGGACACTCTATTTCTGATCCGAACCTCTACAGAAGTAAAGAAGAAATGCAACATATATTCAAAAAAGACCCTATTCTTTTTGCTAAAAATTGGTTTATTCAATTAGGAATTTTATCAGAAGAAGATTTCTTAACCATGCGTCAAGAATGTAAAGAAGAAGTTTTACAAGCTTTCGCAAAAGCGAAGACAGACCCAGATCCAGATATTGCGACACTCGAAGAAGGTGTTTATGCCTAA